One Festucalex cinctus isolate MCC-2025b chromosome 1, RoL_Fcin_1.0, whole genome shotgun sequence genomic region harbors:
- the LOC144018974 gene encoding leptin receptor gene-related protein-like, giving the protein MPGIKALVGLSFTGAIGLTFLFVGCAVTQYGVYWPVFAMFFYALSPVPILLANRSSDDSDNSSNVCKDLVYFLTTGIVISAYGYHIVLANCGLIEWGPCSLVLTGDTIIFFTIFGFFHVFGSGEEFSWEE; this is encoded by the exons ATGCCTGGTATCAAAG CGCTGGTCGGGTTGTCTTTTACAGGCGCCATCGGGCTGACGTTTCTGTTTGTGGGTTGTGCAGTGACCCAATATGG AGTTTACTGGCCAGTGTTTGCGATGTTTTTTTACGCCCTAAGTCCGGTCCCAATCCTCCTAGCCAACCGTTCCAGTGATGACTCAGACAACTCCAGCAATGTGTGTAAAGACCTGGTCTATTTCTTAACAACTGGAATCGTCATATCAGCTTACGGGTACCACATTGTCCTCGCTAATTGTGGCTTG ATTGAGTGGGGTCCCTGTAGCCTTGTACTGACAGGAGATACCATCATTTTCTTCACAATCTTCGGCTTTTTTCACGTGTTTGGAAGTGGCGAAGAATTCAGTTGGGAGGAGTAG